One Gemmatimonadota bacterium genomic region harbors:
- a CDS encoding response regulator, translated as MSSALLSGPDRTPLPHPRDLIAHVVAALSRESSLEALYSHAMDALATALQVERASMLLFDHHEVCRFVAWRGVSDQYRAAVDGHSPWTPRDLDAEPIQSPDVDLDPTLAPYIDSIRAEGIRGMLFLPLVGRERVWGKFMIYTCMPRHFTPEEVDVAQLIVREIATALDWRENDRELQEERQLFAAGPTVVFKWRNSDGWPVEYVSPNVEAVLGHPPAELLSGRIPYVSIVAPEDVARVAAEVQQHVARGATWFEQEYRLAHGDGRTRIVTDFTKVVRNADGEATHFLGYLVDVTERRAAEAEHARVAEQVRHTQKLESLGVLAGGVAHDFNNLLVGVLGNASLALEDLPPDSPAVPLLNDLQLAARRAAELTRQLLAYSGKGRFVIEPVDLSSLVREMGRLLTAVVSKKAQVTTDLRDDLPPVRADATQLRQVVMNLITNASDALGDAQGTIAIRTRRMFATRAWLNGAHVGMDVPEGDYLVLEVSDTGTGMSATALSRLFDPFFTTKGPGRGLGLAAVLGIIRGHGGAIRVASQPDSGTIVSVLLPAAPGQPSLVTPSPASTPATILIVDDDPGATTVAERVLRRDGYDVLTANNGRTALDVYAERGPEIDLVLLDLTMPELSGWETFRELRLLDPEVMVILMSGYSQESAEAVPGGAAGFLAKPYSADELRDMVRLVQSPK; from the coding sequence ATGTCCTCCGCGCTGCTTTCCGGTCCCGACCGCACGCCACTCCCCCACCCGCGGGACCTCATCGCGCACGTGGTGGCCGCGCTGTCGCGCGAGTCGTCCCTCGAGGCGCTGTACTCGCACGCCATGGACGCGCTAGCCACCGCGCTGCAGGTCGAACGGGCCTCGATGCTCCTGTTCGATCACCACGAGGTGTGTCGGTTCGTCGCATGGCGCGGCGTCTCGGATCAGTACCGCGCGGCCGTGGACGGACATTCCCCGTGGACGCCGCGCGACCTGGACGCAGAGCCCATCCAGTCCCCGGACGTCGACCTCGACCCTACCCTCGCGCCTTACATCGACTCGATCCGCGCCGAGGGAATCCGTGGCATGCTGTTCCTGCCGCTGGTTGGGCGTGAGCGGGTGTGGGGCAAGTTCATGATCTACACCTGCATGCCGCGGCACTTCACGCCAGAGGAAGTGGACGTGGCCCAGCTGATCGTCCGGGAGATCGCCACCGCCCTCGACTGGCGCGAGAACGACCGCGAGCTCCAGGAAGAACGCCAGTTGTTCGCGGCCGGCCCAACAGTCGTGTTCAAGTGGCGTAACAGCGACGGATGGCCGGTCGAATACGTCTCGCCGAACGTGGAGGCCGTCCTCGGCCACCCCCCGGCCGAACTGCTGTCGGGGCGCATCCCCTACGTATCCATCGTGGCACCCGAGGACGTGGCCCGGGTCGCTGCTGAAGTGCAGCAACACGTGGCGCGCGGCGCGACCTGGTTCGAGCAGGAGTATCGCCTGGCCCATGGCGACGGACGGACCCGCATCGTCACCGACTTCACCAAGGTGGTGCGCAACGCGGACGGCGAGGCGACCCACTTCCTGGGGTACCTCGTGGACGTCACGGAACGCCGTGCCGCGGAGGCAGAACACGCACGCGTGGCCGAGCAGGTGCGCCACACCCAGAAGCTGGAATCGTTAGGTGTGCTGGCCGGCGGCGTAGCCCACGACTTCAACAACCTCCTGGTGGGGGTCCTGGGCAACGCTTCGCTCGCCCTCGAGGATCTGCCGCCAGACTCCCCGGCCGTGCCGTTGCTCAACGACCTGCAGCTGGCCGCGCGACGGGCTGCCGAGCTGACGCGGCAGCTCCTGGCCTACTCTGGCAAGGGAAGGTTTGTCATCGAACCCGTGGACCTCTCGAGCCTGGTGCGCGAGATGGGCCGGTTGCTCACGGCGGTCGTCTCCAAAAAGGCCCAGGTCACCACGGACCTGCGCGACGACCTCCCACCCGTGCGCGCCGACGCCACACAACTCCGCCAGGTGGTGATGAACCTGATCACCAACGCCTCCGATGCCCTGGGCGACGCCCAGGGGACCATTGCCATTCGCACGCGGCGCATGTTCGCCACCCGCGCCTGGCTCAACGGCGCGCATGTCGGGATGGACGTCCCGGAGGGGGACTACCTCGTCCTCGAGGTGTCCGACACGGGGACGGGCATGTCGGCAACCGCGCTCTCACGACTGTTCGATCCGTTCTTCACCACCAAGGGACCCGGACGGGGACTCGGCCTGGCCGCCGTGTTGGGAATCATTCGCGGACATGGGGGAGCCATCCGCGTCGCCTCGCAGCCCGACAGCGGGACCATCGTATCGGTGTTGCTGCCGGCCGCCCCAGGCCAACCCTCCCTGGTGACGCCCTCCCCCGCGAGCACACCGGCAACCATCCTCATCGTGGACGACGACCCGGGGGCCACCACCGTGGCCGAGCGCGTGCTCCGCCGGGATGGCTACGACGTGCTGACCGCGAACAACGGGCGCACGGCCCTCGATGTCTACGCGGAACGCGGACCGGAAATTGACCTCGTGCTGTTGGACCTCACGATGCCCGAGCTCTCCGGGTGGGAGACCTTCCGCGAACTTCGCCTGCTGGACCCCGAGGTGATGGTCATCCTCATGAGCGGCTACTCGCAGGAGTCGGCGGAAGCCGTCCCTGGAGGTGCGGCCGGCTTTCTCGCGAAACCGTACAGTGCGGACGAGCTTCGGGACATGGTGCGCCTGGTCCAGTCGCCGAAGTAG
- a CDS encoding amino acid dehydrogenase, giving the protein MTHPLDLVPQMGHEQVVFCQDPAAGYRAIIAVHSTALGPATGGTRYWPYATTADALLDVLRLSRGMTYKNAAAGLALGGGKAVIIGDPRRQEGRADLFRAHGRFVDRLGGTFITGEDVGVSPADLEVSATVSRHIAGIDGKGGDPSPWTAQGVLRGIEACAMHRWGHANLTGRTMVLQGCGNVGSHLAQLLRAAGARLVVTDADPVRAAQTASAVDGTNVLPDEIYDQPGDMFVPCALGAVLNDVTIPRLRVAVVCGAANNQLQAPHHADALAARGILYAPDYIVNAGGVISGSIALLGETPDGMAARVHNIHDTLLTVLDLASRDGVTTAEAADRYAEARLREG; this is encoded by the coding sequence ATGACCCACCCGCTTGACCTCGTGCCCCAGATGGGGCACGAGCAGGTGGTCTTCTGTCAGGACCCTGCCGCCGGTTACCGCGCCATCATCGCCGTGCACAGCACGGCGCTTGGCCCGGCGACCGGCGGCACGCGATATTGGCCCTACGCGACCACTGCTGACGCGCTGCTCGACGTGTTGCGCCTGTCGCGCGGGATGACCTACAAGAATGCTGCCGCCGGCCTCGCGCTCGGGGGTGGCAAGGCCGTCATCATCGGCGACCCGCGGCGCCAGGAGGGGCGCGCGGACCTGTTCCGCGCCCACGGGCGTTTTGTCGATCGCCTCGGTGGGACTTTCATCACCGGGGAGGATGTCGGGGTCTCGCCCGCGGACCTCGAGGTCTCGGCCACGGTCTCGCGGCACATCGCCGGGATCGATGGCAAGGGCGGCGATCCCTCACCCTGGACGGCGCAGGGAGTGCTGCGCGGCATCGAAGCGTGTGCCATGCACCGCTGGGGCCACGCGAACCTCACGGGCCGGACGATGGTGCTGCAGGGATGCGGCAACGTCGGCAGCCACCTGGCGCAGCTGTTGCGCGCCGCTGGGGCGCGCCTGGTCGTGACCGACGCCGATCCGGTGCGGGCCGCCCAGACAGCGTCTGCCGTGGACGGCACCAACGTGCTCCCCGACGAGATCTACGACCAGCCCGGGGACATGTTCGTCCCCTGCGCCCTCGGGGCGGTCCTGAATGACGTCACCATCCCGCGACTGCGCGTCGCGGTGGTGTGCGGAGCGGCAAACAACCAACTGCAGGCACCGCACCACGCGGACGCGCTGGCCGCGCGGGGCATTCTGTACGCTCCTGACTACATTGTGAATGCTGGCGGGGTGATCAGCGGCAGCATCGCGCTGCTCGGCGAGACCCCGGACGGCATGGCGGCGCGCGTCCACAACATCCACGACACCTTGCTGACCGTCCTCGACCTGGCCAGCCGCGATGGGGTCACGACGGCCGAGGCGGCAGACCGGTACGCGGAGGCGAGGCTGCGCGAGGGGTAG
- a CDS encoding methyltransferase domain-containing protein, translated as MTPTHDIVRDYYGEQLKSSADLRTSACCDPEVLPDYLKAMLGRIHPEVTARYYGCGLVAPTELRGKRVIDLGCGSGRDVYLLAQLVGPEGEVVGVDMTPSQLAVAREHEEFHRQQFGFARSNVRFVDGQIESLDQLGLGPGSFDVVVSNCVVNLATDKGAVLRGAARLLRAGGEMYFADVYADRRVPEAVRQDPLLYGECLGGAQYWNDFLDAAKDAGFRDPRLVADRPLSIDDTALAARVGPLRFFSATYRLFKIDALESQCEDYGQAVIYRGTIEGSQDRFILDKHHDIETGKVFPVCGNTWRMLRETRFASHFAFIGDFSRHYGVFAGCGGGLPFATGTTPSSSCC; from the coding sequence ATGACCCCGACCCACGACATCGTCCGCGACTACTACGGCGAGCAGCTCAAGTCCTCGGCCGACCTCCGGACCTCCGCCTGCTGCGACCCCGAGGTGCTGCCGGACTACCTCAAGGCCATGCTCGGCCGGATCCACCCGGAGGTCACGGCCCGGTACTACGGCTGCGGGCTGGTCGCCCCAACCGAGTTGCGAGGCAAACGGGTGATCGACCTCGGCTGCGGATCTGGCCGTGACGTGTACCTGCTCGCCCAGCTCGTGGGCCCCGAAGGAGAAGTGGTCGGGGTCGACATGACACCGAGCCAGCTGGCCGTGGCCAGGGAGCACGAGGAGTTCCATCGGCAACAGTTCGGCTTTGCGCGATCGAATGTCCGGTTTGTGGATGGGCAGATCGAGTCGCTCGACCAGCTCGGGCTCGGGCCCGGGTCGTTCGATGTCGTCGTCTCCAACTGCGTGGTGAACCTCGCGACCGACAAGGGGGCCGTCTTGCGCGGCGCGGCGCGGCTGCTGCGCGCGGGGGGTGAGATGTACTTCGCCGATGTCTATGCGGATCGCCGTGTGCCGGAAGCCGTGCGTCAGGACCCATTGTTGTACGGCGAGTGCCTGGGCGGGGCCCAATACTGGAACGACTTCCTCGATGCCGCGAAGGACGCAGGGTTCCGCGACCCGCGGCTGGTGGCCGATCGCCCGCTTTCCATTGATGACACCGCCCTCGCCGCCCGAGTGGGGCCGCTGCGCTTTTTCTCGGCGACCTACCGGCTCTTCAAAATCGACGCCCTCGAGAGCCAATGCGAGGACTACGGCCAGGCCGTGATCTACCGGGGCACGATCGAGGGCAGCCAGGACCGGTTCATCCTCGACAAGCACCACGACATCGAGACCGGCAAGGTCTTTCCCGTGTGCGGCAACACCTGGCGCATGTTGCGGGAGACGCGGTTTGCGTCGCACTTCGCCTTCATCGGAGATTTCTCGCGCCACTACGGCGTGTTCGCCGGCTGTGGAGGCGGCTTGCCCTTCGCGACGGGGACGACTCCCTCGTCGAGCTGCTGTTAG
- a CDS encoding paraquat-inducible protein A, giving the protein MSTRNRIAITLTIVSLALLIPGLLQPMMTITASISLLGNTREIFRQTQSIIEAVRSLWNSGNAFVAGLILLFSVTIPFLKAIAFFVILTMKDVARRRRLYLTVRSLSKWSMADVFVVGVFIAYLAAVATDNLNAVIDSGFYYFVGYCLVSNLAFQLLELDGAEATR; this is encoded by the coding sequence ATGAGCACGCGCAACCGCATCGCCATCACCCTCACGATCGTCTCGCTTGCACTGCTGATCCCCGGCTTGCTGCAGCCGATGATGACCATCACGGCCTCGATCTCCCTGCTCGGTAACACGCGGGAGATCTTCCGCCAAACGCAGAGCATCATCGAGGCCGTGCGCAGTCTGTGGAACTCGGGCAACGCCTTCGTCGCCGGGCTCATCCTGCTCTTCTCGGTGACGATCCCGTTCCTCAAGGCGATCGCGTTCTTCGTGATACTGACCATGAAGGACGTCGCGCGCCGCCGTCGGCTGTACCTGACGGTCCGCTCGCTCAGCAAGTGGTCGATGGCGGACGTCTTTGTGGTGGGCGTGTTCATCGCCTATCTGGCCGCCGTCGCCACGGACAACCTCAATGCAGTGATCGATTCCGGGTTCTACTACTTCGTGGGCTACTGCCTGGTGTCGAACCTCGCGTTCCAGCTGCTCGAGCTGGACGGAGCCGAGGCGACGAGGTAG
- a CDS encoding glycosyltransferase family 39 protein → MLAARLVLIPTDASISSGFLHDSAYIGIVARNLLAGHGYVNDANWLLFLNPEQLPMYFHNANPGYPTATAGVMALAGLDAARAMLVVSILGAGLIAIGAWGITRHVVKDRQGWLPVLAGASALLFPANWRLSFVGLPDALATGLVLCLFAVLLHARATWHWVAAGLLFGLAWLVRSTATVALPAVALWSLARHGWGTSIRRGLLVAGTAAMVMLPWLVHTAKVRGSPFASDASYYLLLRYHAERTGRDEDQFYRSLQPPPSTGEVMRQDPVGVARSAATGFPVVLYRIGAGLAEWDKLVALALFAALGVGAFAVRRSAWLPELAAGGLLWLILVGTLAIRGNSIEIRYFSVGSALLSILLVAAVPGTTATRRWWYLAPVALYLAIGVIPQDFRMLRSLPQVNADHAALREAMNAAATAMPSGTRAVTQVPYFFTYHTGRGAMSPAYPGKAELLQVMERYQGSVVLLPTDSLDYYYPGSPASLVPELQGARPMGRFTLLQRDSTSTP, encoded by the coding sequence GTGCTGGCGGCGCGTCTGGTGCTCATCCCGACTGATGCGTCGATCTCGAGCGGCTTCCTCCATGACTCGGCCTACATCGGCATCGTCGCCCGCAACCTGCTGGCGGGCCACGGCTATGTGAACGACGCCAACTGGCTGCTGTTCCTGAACCCGGAACAGCTCCCGATGTACTTCCACAACGCCAATCCGGGATATCCGACGGCCACGGCCGGGGTGATGGCCCTCGCCGGCCTCGATGCAGCGCGAGCGATGCTGGTCGTGTCGATCCTTGGCGCCGGGCTGATCGCGATCGGGGCATGGGGCATCACCCGTCATGTGGTCAAGGATCGACAGGGATGGCTCCCGGTCCTGGCCGGCGCGAGTGCGCTGCTTTTTCCGGCCAACTGGCGTCTGTCGTTTGTCGGCCTCCCCGACGCACTGGCCACCGGGCTCGTGTTGTGCCTGTTCGCCGTGCTCCTCCATGCCCGCGCCACCTGGCACTGGGTGGCGGCCGGGCTCCTGTTCGGCCTGGCCTGGCTCGTTCGCTCCACGGCGACCGTAGCCTTGCCGGCAGTTGCCCTTTGGTCTCTCGCCCGCCACGGCTGGGGCACCTCGATCCGACGGGGCCTGCTGGTCGCCGGCACAGCAGCGATGGTCATGCTCCCGTGGTTGGTCCACACCGCGAAAGTGCGGGGAAGCCCGTTCGCGTCGGACGCGTCGTACTACCTGCTGCTGCGGTACCATGCCGAACGCACGGGCCGCGACGAAGACCAGTTCTATCGCAGTCTCCAGCCCCCGCCAAGCACCGGCGAGGTCATGCGCCAGGACCCGGTCGGCGTCGCGCGATCGGCCGCGACGGGATTCCCCGTCGTGCTGTATCGCATCGGCGCAGGCCTCGCCGAGTGGGACAAGCTGGTCGCCCTGGCCCTCTTTGCTGCGCTCGGCGTGGGTGCGTTCGCCGTGCGACGCTCGGCGTGGCTGCCGGAACTGGCGGCCGGTGGGTTGCTCTGGCTGATCCTGGTCGGGACCCTCGCGATTCGAGGGAACAGCATCGAGATCAGGTACTTCAGCGTGGGGTCCGCCTTGCTCTCGATCCTGCTGGTCGCTGCGGTGCCCGGCACCACTGCGACCCGCCGCTGGTGGTACCTCGCACCGGTCGCGCTGTACCTGGCGATAGGGGTGATCCCCCAGGACTTCCGCATGCTGCGCTCGCTACCCCAGGTGAATGCGGACCACGCCGCGCTCCGGGAGGCCATGAATGCCGCTGCGACCGCGATGCCCTCGGGCACCCGGGCGGTCACCCAGGTCCCCTACTTCTTCACGTATCACACCGGCCGCGGCGCGATGTCCCCGGCGTATCCCGGCAAGGCCGAGCTGCTGCAGGTGATGGAACGCTACCAGGGCTCGGTCGTCTTGCTCCCGACGGACAGCCTCGACTACTACTATCCGGGGAGTCCGGCCTCGCTGGTCCCCGAGCTGCAGGGCGCCCGCCCGATGGGGCGGTTCACGTTGCTCCAGCGGGACAGCACCTCGACACCATGA
- a CDS encoding amidohydrolase family protein: MPRALLLAFLALLPLLLGAQDRAFTGATLIDGTGRPAVANATVLVRDGRIVAAGARVPIPATAERVDLAGKFVIPGLVNAHGHVNAARELRTYAMYGTTTVFSLGGEAADVFEARRTQNVRSLDRSRVFVSGPVLTPNTPDEARTQVAGVVGQQVDFVKIRVDDNLGTAKKMPPDVYRAVIEEAHRRGSRVAAHLFYLADAKGLLTAGADLVAHSIRDGEVDEALVAQLKARNTCVVPTLMREVSTFVYESAPAWFEDPLFRIHPDIGQVPGLLDPSRQQAMRASSAAQRYKAALEVASRNLKRLHDAGVAIAMGTDTGPAARFQGYFELMELELMAKAGLTPAEVLASATRTAARCMGVERDLGTLEAGKWADFLVLDANPLTDISNVRRISAVWIAGNRVPR, encoded by the coding sequence ATGCCGCGCGCCCTTCTCCTCGCTTTCCTCGCCCTTCTCCCACTCCTCCTCGGCGCCCAGGATCGTGCGTTCACTGGCGCGACCCTCATCGATGGCACGGGACGCCCGGCCGTGGCCAACGCCACCGTCCTCGTGCGCGACGGGCGGATCGTGGCCGCTGGAGCGCGCGTGCCGATCCCAGCGACGGCCGAGCGCGTGGACCTCGCGGGAAAGTTCGTCATCCCCGGCCTGGTCAATGCCCACGGGCATGTCAACGCCGCGCGCGAACTGCGGACCTACGCCATGTACGGGACGACCACGGTGTTTTCGCTCGGCGGAGAGGCCGCTGATGTTTTTGAGGCCCGACGCACACAAAACGTCCGGTCGCTCGATCGGTCCCGCGTCTTTGTCTCCGGCCCGGTGCTGACGCCCAACACGCCGGACGAGGCGCGGACCCAGGTCGCTGGCGTCGTCGGCCAACAGGTAGACTTCGTGAAGATCCGGGTGGACGACAACCTGGGCACGGCGAAGAAGATGCCCCCGGACGTGTACCGTGCGGTGATCGAGGAGGCACACCGACGCGGCAGCCGCGTCGCGGCCCACCTGTTCTACCTGGCCGACGCCAAGGGATTGCTGACCGCCGGCGCCGACCTGGTCGCGCACAGCATTCGCGATGGCGAGGTGGACGAAGCGCTGGTCGCCCAGCTCAAGGCGCGCAACACATGCGTCGTGCCCACCCTGATGCGCGAGGTCTCGACCTTCGTGTACGAGTCCGCGCCGGCCTGGTTCGAGGATCCCCTGTTCAGGATCCATCCGGACATTGGCCAGGTGCCCGGGCTGTTGGACCCCAGCCGACAACAGGCCATGCGAGCCAGTTCCGCCGCCCAGCGATACAAGGCCGCCCTTGAGGTCGCGAGCCGGAACCTCAAGCGCCTGCACGACGCCGGCGTAGCCATCGCCATGGGGACCGACACCGGTCCCGCCGCCCGCTTTCAGGGCTATTTCGAGCTGATGGAGCTCGAACTGATGGCGAAGGCGGGGCTGACCCCGGCCGAGGTGCTTGCGAGCGCCACCCGAACGGCCGCACGTTGCATGGGTGTCGAGCGCGACCTTGGCACGTTGGAAGCGGGCAAGTGGGCGGACTTCCTCGTGTTGGACGCCAACCCATTGACCGACATCTCGAACGTCCGGAGGATCTCAGCCGTATGGATCGCCGGTAACCGCGTGCCGCGCTAA
- a CDS encoding glycosyltransferase family 2 protein, with protein sequence MISLVVPAYNEEDGLEELHRRVAGAAPGWGEDWELIVVDDGSRDRTLEILEGIAARDPRVKVISLSRNFGHQPAVTAGLNHARGDIVCVIDADLQDPPEELLPFINKVREGMDVVYAIRTKRKEGLFKRIAYHVYYRLLKRLATLDIPLDAGDFCVMRAEVVQAINQLPERNRFIRGLRTWVGFRQTGLAYERAARFAGEPKYTLRKLFKLASDGIINFSYRPLQAIMLLGFVVAALAILVGLVVLAQYIGNFPIAGYNPHQSRGWTSIILVLLFSSAVQLICLGILGEYIGRLFEETKRRPIYLVKKRIGIEAPPADRA encoded by the coding sequence ATGATCTCGCTGGTCGTCCCGGCCTACAACGAAGAAGACGGCCTCGAAGAGTTGCATCGCCGCGTGGCAGGTGCGGCGCCGGGTTGGGGTGAGGACTGGGAATTGATCGTCGTGGATGACGGCAGCCGCGACCGGACCCTGGAAATCCTCGAGGGGATCGCCGCCCGGGATCCGCGGGTCAAGGTCATCTCACTTTCGCGCAATTTCGGGCACCAGCCCGCGGTGACCGCCGGGCTCAACCACGCGCGCGGCGACATTGTCTGCGTCATCGACGCCGACCTGCAGGACCCGCCGGAGGAACTGCTCCCCTTCATCAACAAGGTCCGCGAAGGGATGGACGTTGTTTACGCCATCCGCACCAAGCGCAAGGAAGGGCTCTTCAAGCGGATCGCGTACCACGTGTACTACCGGTTGCTCAAGCGGCTGGCCACCCTCGACATTCCGCTCGACGCCGGCGACTTCTGCGTGATGCGCGCCGAGGTCGTCCAGGCCATCAACCAGCTGCCCGAACGGAACCGGTTCATCCGCGGCCTGCGGACCTGGGTCGGCTTTCGCCAGACCGGCCTCGCCTACGAGCGCGCGGCCCGCTTTGCCGGCGAGCCCAAGTACACGCTGCGCAAGTTGTTCAAGCTGGCCAGCGACGGCATCATCAACTTCAGCTATCGTCCGCTGCAGGCGATCATGCTGCTCGGCTTTGTGGTCGCCGCGCTGGCCATCCTCGTCGGACTGGTGGTGCTCGCGCAGTACATCGGCAACTTTCCCATCGCCGGCTACAACCCGCACCAGTCGCGCGGCTGGACCTCGATCATCCTCGTCCTGCTCTTCTCGTCCGCCGTGCAGCTGATCTGCCTCGGCATCCTCGGCGAGTACATCGGGCGGCTGTTCG
- a CDS encoding creatininase family protein: protein MKRIVLAAVALVATTAGAQQRQPQGPPSMGGGQCAQNPYNCPDAPNPLPPNPSIWLEEMTWMDVRDAIKAGKTTIIIPTGGQEPNGPWLVTGKHNYVLHTNCEAIARKLGNALCAPIIKLVPEGNIEPPSSHMTSPGTISLRENTFRAVLTDVVASLKQHGFKNIILIGDSGGNQGGQRSVADSLTKIWQGAPVVAHVQEYYDYAGAQAHMKTKGLVDGASDNLHDDPVIALNMFIDDPKSIRYDERVKAGKATINGVSLADRKKATEWAKQIVEFRATITVEAINKAIANKGTLPAPPRQRPGA, encoded by the coding sequence ATGAAACGGATCGTCCTCGCCGCCGTCGCGCTCGTCGCGACCACCGCCGGTGCGCAGCAACGTCAGCCGCAGGGCCCGCCCTCGATGGGCGGCGGCCAGTGCGCCCAGAACCCGTACAACTGCCCCGACGCGCCCAACCCCCTCCCGCCGAATCCGTCGATCTGGCTCGAGGAGATGACGTGGATGGACGTGCGCGACGCCATCAAGGCAGGCAAGACCACGATCATCATCCCGACGGGCGGCCAGGAACCTAACGGCCCGTGGCTTGTGACCGGCAAGCACAACTACGTCTTGCACACGAACTGTGAGGCCATTGCCCGCAAGCTGGGCAATGCGCTCTGTGCGCCGATCATCAAGCTGGTGCCGGAGGGCAACATCGAGCCGCCGTCGAGCCACATGACCAGCCCGGGGACGATCTCGCTCCGCGAGAACACCTTTCGGGCCGTACTGACGGACGTGGTCGCCAGCCTCAAGCAGCATGGCTTCAAGAACATCATCCTGATCGGCGACAGCGGCGGCAACCAGGGCGGCCAGCGCTCTGTGGCCGACTCGCTGACGAAGATCTGGCAGGGCGCACCCGTCGTCGCCCACGTGCAGGAGTACTACGACTATGCTGGCGCGCAGGCCCACATGAAGACGAAGGGCCTCGTCGATGGCGCTTCGGACAACCTGCACGACGACCCGGTGATTGCCCTCAACATGTTCATCGACGACCCCAAGTCGATCCGCTACGACGAGCGCGTCAAGGCGGGGAAGGCGACGATCAATGGTGTCTCGCTCGCCGATCGCAAGAAGGCCACCGAGTGGGCGAAGCAGATCGTGGAGTTCCGGGCGACCATCACGGTTGAGGCGATCAACAAGGCAATTGCGAACAAGGGCACCCTGCCCGCGCCGCCGCGCCAGCGCCCCGGCGCATGA
- a CDS encoding GGDEF domain-containing protein produces the protein MASPSPTSLLRIDAASPSLAERWRRFWDPPEQFLLDAGNEGEALIGRIRIGLTGVLLLIPLTSIMVAPRSEWHEHIIGFVVTLFAFVMAIAVYFMIRRDLRQPWLPMATSLFDVTLISAANLSYAFVADPHQATNSKVTFDTYFIALGATCLRYDKRVAAVAGATAIVQYAANLAFIYSNWSMQTSMSAGNIFNPYGRFQWTDQVSRIILLLTATALCVFIVGGIQRQRQLSNADSLTGVFNRRFFDDYFAAEMERAMRFRGSVAIAMIDVDHFKQFNDRFGHAAGDVALRGVARSLQLAVRRSDLVARYGGEEFVVLFREASLDQAVELVERIRQEIQSVPHTIGDARPVHVTVSAGVASWPEDGPTTGDILATADRRLFMAKDAGRNRVIGRTSAPAAAARFA, from the coding sequence ATGGCCTCTCCCTCGCCCACCTCCCTCCTGCGCATCGACGCCGCGTCGCCGTCCCTGGCGGAGCGTTGGCGCCGCTTCTGGGACCCGCCCGAGCAGTTTCTGCTCGACGCCGGCAACGAGGGAGAGGCGCTCATTGGTCGCATCCGGATCGGGCTCACCGGAGTCCTGCTGCTCATCCCGCTCACGAGCATCATGGTGGCGCCGCGCTCGGAGTGGCACGAGCACATCATTGGCTTTGTGGTCACGCTCTTCGCGTTTGTCATGGCGATCGCGGTCTACTTCATGATCCGGCGCGACCTGCGCCAGCCATGGCTGCCGATGGCGACGTCCCTGTTCGACGTGACCCTCATCAGCGCGGCCAACCTCTCGTATGCCTTCGTCGCCGACCCGCACCAGGCCACGAACAGCAAGGTCACCTTCGATACGTACTTCATCGCGCTGGGGGCGACTTGCCTGCGCTATGACAAGCGCGTGGCGGCCGTCGCCGGCGCGACGGCCATCGTCCAGTACGCCGCGAACCTTGCGTTCATCTACTCCAACTGGTCGATGCAGACGTCCATGTCGGCCGGGAACATCTTCAATCCGTACGGCCGGTTCCAGTGGACCGACCAGGTCTCCCGGATCATCCTGCTGTTGACGGCCACCGCGCTGTGCGTGTTCATCGTCGGCGGCATCCAGCGACAGCGTCAACTCTCGAATGCGGACTCCCTCACTGGAGTCTTCAACCGCCGGTTCTTCGACGACTACTTCGCCGCCGAGATGGAGCGTGCGATGCGCTTTCGGGGGTCCGTGGCCATCGCGATGATCGACGTCGACCACTTCAAGCAGTTCAACGACCGGTTCGGCCATGCCGCCGGCGACGTAGCCCTGCGCGGGGTCGCGCGGTCCCTGCAGCTCGCCGTTCGGCGCAGCGATCTCGTCGCCCGGTACGGGGGAGAGGAATTCGTGGTGCTCTTCCGCGAAGCGTCGCTGGATCAGGCGGTTGAGCTGGTGGAGCGGATTCGCCAGGAGATCCAGTCGGTGCCGCACACCATTGGGGACGCTCGGCCGGTGCATGTCACCGTCAGCGCGGGCGTGGCCTCGTGGCCGGAAGACGGGCCGACCACTGGCGACATCCTCGCCACCGCCGATCGGCGACTGTTCATGGCGAAGGATGCCGGGCGCAACCGGGTCATCGGTCGGACCAGTGCCCCCGCGGCCGCCGCGCGCTTCGCCTAG